In a genomic window of Nitrospinota bacterium:
- a CDS encoding type II secretion system F family protein, with the protein MMDLFTSDPNTLFYLMMTVAVLAIGGVGVFLSQAFKKTTSDVVSERLQGIGVQDQGKHGKMEKQLEKAMSSLSRLTAPKEQQKVTGLRKTLSYAGYRSSKAPMFFFGMKAAGALLLGGLGVAYSLAGAQNLLNVIITVGGGTALGLYAPNLWLRIVTNRRNDALNKSLPNALDLLIVCVEAGLGLNMALKRVGEEIEHTAPKLAKELALVSLEMNTGIPYQKALGNLGERNSLEDLRGLATVLIQADRFGTSIAQALRISADTIRTRRRQAAEEKAAKTTVKLTFPLVLFILPATFLIVIGPGVIKIIDSVLPSLAK; encoded by the coding sequence ATGATGGACCTCTTTACATCTGATCCGAACACCCTCTTTTACCTCATGATGACCGTCGCCGTCTTGGCCATTGGGGGCGTGGGAGTGTTCCTAAGTCAAGCCTTCAAGAAGACTACGTCGGATGTTGTCTCGGAGAGACTTCAGGGCATAGGGGTACAGGATCAGGGCAAACACGGGAAGATGGAAAAGCAATTGGAAAAGGCCATGAGCTCTCTGAGCCGGTTAACGGCGCCCAAAGAGCAGCAGAAGGTCACAGGCCTCAGGAAAACACTCTCTTACGCCGGCTACCGAAGCTCCAAGGCCCCGATGTTCTTCTTTGGTATGAAAGCCGCGGGGGCTCTACTATTGGGAGGTCTGGGGGTGGCCTACTCGTTGGCGGGAGCTCAAAATCTCCTCAACGTAATCATCACCGTTGGAGGGGGTACGGCCCTGGGGCTCTATGCTCCCAACCTGTGGTTAAGAATTGTGACGAATCGCCGCAACGATGCCCTGAACAAGTCATTGCCGAACGCCCTCGACCTTCTCATTGTATGCGTCGAGGCCGGCCTGGGGCTCAATATGGCGCTCAAGCGGGTGGGGGAGGAGATAGAACACACCGCTCCGAAATTGGCTAAAGAACTCGCTCTCGTTTCGCTCGAGATGAACACCGGAATTCCTTACCAGAAGGCTCTGGGGAACCTTGGAGAGCGCAACAGCCTCGAGGACCTCCGCGGCCTGGCGACAGTCCTGATCCAGGCCGATAGGTTTGGCACCTCGATAGCCCAAGCCCTGCGAATCTCAGCCGACACAATTCGGACCAGACGGCGCCAGGCCGCGGAGGAGAAGGCGGCCAAGACGACCGTCAAGCTGACGTTCCCACTGGTGCTCTTCATCCTGCCAGCCACTTTTTTGATTGTCATCGGCCCAGGTGTAATCAAGATTATCGATAGCGTCCTACCCTCGTTAGCGAAGTAG
- a CDS encoding tetratricopeptide repeat protein, which yields MTTQKTQGRVSRAAGFLVALALVGGCASKPKSALNSRPSPSPNRLDLLDIRSHGKDLNHKGIVNKHLVRYFVGSGQYVLALKHNETLLKKDSNDAELHFLKGYALRELGRYEVAVKELKTAAKLHRNYAEAWNALAVTYDRMRKPDEAEKAFLQALKITPTSPKYLNNLGFSYFSRGQYDKSVEAYKKALASYPNNVLIHNNLGFAYGMLGRYEEAMAEFKQAGRDEVAYNNQGFVYHMLGYNDQAKVMYAKALESNPKFTKARDNLRILENEGNGASSAP from the coding sequence ATGACCACGCAAAAGACGCAAGGGAGAGTGTCTCGGGCCGCGGGCTTTCTCGTAGCCTTAGCCCTCGTCGGCGGGTGCGCCTCGAAGCCCAAGAGTGCCTTGAACTCGCGCCCTTCGCCCTCTCCCAACAGGCTGGACCTGCTCGACATCAGGTCTCACGGCAAGGATCTAAACCACAAGGGCATCGTCAACAAGCACCTGGTGCGTTATTTTGTGGGCAGCGGTCAGTACGTCCTGGCACTGAAACACAATGAGACGCTGCTTAAAAAGGACTCCAATGATGCCGAGCTTCACTTCCTCAAAGGCTACGCCCTCCGGGAGCTAGGCCGCTATGAGGTAGCTGTTAAAGAGTTGAAGACCGCAGCCAAACTCCACCGGAACTACGCCGAAGCCTGGAACGCCCTGGCAGTGACCTACGACCGGATGCGTAAGCCCGATGAGGCCGAGAAGGCATTCTTGCAAGCCCTCAAGATTACACCGACCTCGCCCAAGTATCTCAACAACCTGGGGTTCTCCTACTTCAGCAGAGGCCAGTATGACAAGTCCGTCGAGGCTTACAAGAAGGCCCTCGCCTCCTACCCCAACAACGTTCTAATTCACAACAATCTCGGCTTCGCCTACGGAATGCTCGGCCGTTACGAAGAGGCCATGGCCGAATTTAAACAGGCCGGTCGCGACGAGGTGGCTTACAACAACCAGGGGTTCGTCTATCACATGCTCGGCTACAACGACCAGGCCAAGGTCATGTATGCCAAGGCGCTCGAGTCCAATCCTAAGTTCACCAAAGCTCGAGACAACCTTCGGATATTGGAAAATGAGGGGAACGGCGCCTCTAGTGCGCCGTAA
- a CDS encoding type II and III secretion system protein family protein translates to IRKIPILGDIPILGALFRQVRHSRTETELLIAVTPRLVKPLGPQEVIPMPGDEAVYDPNDFELFLLGKMTHTELGKKTKEQKAMNEFLKAQAGPGGYLGFIK, encoded by the coding sequence AATCCGTAAGATCCCCATCCTTGGCGATATTCCTATCCTCGGGGCGCTCTTCCGCCAGGTGCGCCACAGCCGTACGGAGACCGAGCTGCTCATCGCTGTGACTCCCCGGCTGGTTAAGCCCCTAGGTCCCCAAGAGGTCATTCCCATGCCGGGCGACGAGGCCGTCTACGACCCCAATGATTTCGAGCTCTTTCTCCTCGGCAAGATGACCCATACGGAGCTAGGCAAGAAGACAAAGGAACAAAAGGCCATGAATGAGTTCCTCAAAGCCCAGGCGGGACCTGGCGGGTATTTGGGGTTCATCAAATGA